In the genome of Spea bombifrons isolate aSpeBom1 chromosome 11, aSpeBom1.2.pri, whole genome shotgun sequence, one region contains:
- the FGFBP3 gene encoding fibroblast growth factor-binding protein 3: protein MRLPCLISFVILVNCLDIFQSAFGKDEKPAGKRGEKQTFARSGQFLTKHRHECTWEIVGDLTVSLSLSCDDKVNSSYRCSYEGEPHKCPSYSLKAKQYWKQILGKFKKSKNVCEEKSLKSRICKKAAAVESQLVRVDGDAVDDRLIDNSKAKGKSRSKDSRKGPEESPSTPDINENVGAEKKSNKKTRKPSTTFSKEADPSSPPSVPDLIPTARAVNDDIVELNEDLAETYCSENWQSMCSFFVNFWNG from the coding sequence ATGAGGCTTCCCTGTttaatttcatttgttattttagtCAACTGCCTGGACATTTTTCAGAGTGCATTTGGCAAAGATGAGAAACCAGCTGGTAAAAGAGGCGAGAAACAAACATTTGCACGGTCAGGGCAGTTTTTAACAAAACACCGCCATGAGTGTACCTGGGAGATTGTTGGAGACCTTACAGTGAGCCTTTCTCTAAGCTGTGATGACAAAGTGAATAGCAGCTACAGATGCTCCTATGAAGGTGAACCACACAAGTGTCCCTCATACAGCCTGAAAGCCAAACAGTATTGGAAACAAATACTTGGGAAATTTAAGAAATCGAAGAATGTGTGTGAAGAAAAGAGCTTAAAGTCACGAATATGTAAAAAGGCTGCTGCTGTGGAGTCACAGCTTGTCAGAGTTGATGGGGATGCAGTTGATGATAGGTTAATAGATAACAGCAAAGCCAAAGGGAAGAGTCGATCGAAAGACTCTAGAAAAGGTCCAGAAGAAAGCCCAAGCACGCCTgacataaatgaaaatgttggagcagaaaagaaaagcaacaaaaaaacaagaaagccAAGCACAACATTTAGTAAGGAGGCAGATCCTTCCAGCCCACCATCAGTCCCTGACCTGATACCTACAGCAAGAGCAGTTAATGATGATATTGTAGAGTTGAATGAGGACCTTGCAGAAACCTACTGTTCAGAGAACTGGCAATCCATGTGTTCCTTCTTTGTGAATTTCTGGAATGGCTAA